One window from the genome of Carassius carassius chromosome 15, fCarCar2.1, whole genome shotgun sequence encodes:
- the LOC132158556 gene encoding cathepsin S-like, with the protein MMFGSLLFAVCCSTALAHFNTNLDQHWELWKKTHNKFYFSSKDEEHGRRELWERNLELITLHNLEASMGLHSYDLGMNHMGDMTTEEILQSFATTRVPPGFKRQTAELLGSPGASVPDSLDWRGKGYVSSVKNQGACGSCWAFSAVGALEGQLMKTKGKLVDLSPQNLVDCSSGYGNKGCNGGWMAAAFQYVIDNGGIDSESSYPYEGVQGPCRYDPSQRAANCTKYYFVSEGDEEALKQAVANVGPISVAIDATRPQFVFYRSGVYNDPSCTKKINHGVLAVGYGAIAGQDFWLVKNSWGTGFGEGGYIRMARNKDNMCGIALYPCYPVM; encoded by the exons ATGATGTTTGGGAGCTTGCTGTTTGCCGTGTGTTGTAGCACAGCACTGGCCCATTTCAACACAAATCTAGACCAGCACTGGGAGTTGTGGAAGAAGACACATAACAAGTTTTACTTCTCCAGTAAG GATGAGGAGCATGGAAGGAGGGAGTTGTGGGAGAGAAACCTTGAACTTATCACCCTTCACAACCTGGAGGCCTCCATGGGTCTGCATTCATATGACCTGGGCATGAACCACATGGGAGACATG ACAACGGAGGAGATTCTGCAGTCATTTGCCACGACTCGTGTCCCCCCTGGTTTTAAGAGGCAAACAGCTGAACTTCTGGGCTCTCCTGGGGCTTCTGTCCCAGACTCTCTGGACTGGAGAGGGAAGGGATATGTCTCCAGTGTGAAGAACCAG GGTGCATGTGGTTcatgttgggcattcagcgctgTTGGGGCTCTTGAAGGTCAGCTGATGAAGACAAAAGGAAAGCTGGTCGACCTCAGTCCACAGAATCTGGTGGATTGTTCCTCCGGTTACGGCAACAAGGGCTGCAATGGTGGTTGGATGGCTGCTGCCTTCCAGTATGTTATTGATAATGGAGGAATTGACTCGGAATCATCTTACCCTTATGAAGGAGTG CAAGGGCCATGCAGATATGATCCATCCCAGCGTGCAGCAAACTGCACCAAGTACTATTTTGTCAGTGAAGGAGATGAGGAGGCCCTGAAGCAGGCTGTTGCCAACGTCGGGCCCATTTCAGTGGCCATTGATGCCACCCGCCCTCAGTTTGTCTTTTACCGCAGTG GGGTTTACAATGATCCATCCTGCACCAAAAAGATAAACCATGGAGTTTTGGCTGTGGGATACGGTGCAATTGCTGGACAGGACTTTTGGCTGGTCAAAAACAG TTGGGGTACTGGATTTGGAGAAGGTGGCTACATCCGTATGGCCAGAAACAAGGACAACATGTGTGGCATTGCCTTATACCCATGCTATCCAGTTATGTAG